Genomic DNA from Candidatus Lokiarchaeota archaeon:
ACCTGCTCTTTTCGCCTTTCTCCTTGCTTTTTCCTTCTTGGACATATACCGCCGGAAAGACCTACCGGCTTCTTCTAGCGCCAGTTTTATCTCTTTAAGAAGAACCTCATCTTCGGCAAGTGCCTGTTTGCTTTGGCCTTTGAACATCACGTGCACATAAGCACCGCAAACATGGATAAATACCATTAATGGGCCCTTAGGAAGGCCATTGTCGAAAGTATCAAGTTTGTAGTTCTTCCAGTTCACCATCGCAGTTGCTTTCCAAGTAGCACAGTCACTATTATCACGCATTTTGGGCACACGATTGACGAATCGCTTCAGTACAACCGGGGAAGATGAAGCGGGTTTTATGTCGCCCCCATAAGCTATACAAACCTCCACCGAGAACGAAAGACCCTTTCCGGAGGTTGGACTCCGCGTAACTGCGGTGATGAAGTCGGGATTGTAGGCCATTTGTATAGTCTGTTCAAAAACCTCTTCGCCAACAGGTACTACCGTGTCTGTTGGTGGTGCATAGTAGTCTTCTGATGAAAATGACCTATAGAGAAGCTCAACCTGCAATTTGGACAAGCTTGATGGATCTTGGCTAGAATCAATCAGCTTTATTCCACGAGTTTCTAGAGCTTCATTAGTATTCGAAATGATATCTTTTGCCTTACTGTTACTCATTCTCACAAATGCTTGGGTCAGAAATGATTGAACAGTCCGGTGTTCTGTCTCTCTAAGAATGTCTTGAAACTCTCCGATACGAATGCTAGCAGGATGAGGTTTGGCATATTTGGGTTCTTCTGGAAAGCTATTAACCCGCCGGGGGTAAATATGGAGGTCCCCATATGGATCTATAAAAACGATTGTGACGTGTGAATTCAACAGAGAAGCCATCTCTGCATATTCATCAGCGTAGCCCCGTCGATATTGAATATTGAGATAGTGTAATCTGATGTAAGTACCCTGTTTGAATGGCAAATCCATCTTCTTAGGACCCGCCACATAATCCTTCGTGTTGGCAGTCGTAGTATAGTAATCAGCAACCGTAGCTTTGTCAGCTTTGTGATGCTTTGAAATTGTGAAAATCGGTTTTCCAGTGGTATTCTGAGCATCGCTAAATGCTGAGGGCGCTCCAAATCCCTGGCTGCCACGAGTCTGTCTCAGTTTCTCGCTCTTGCTTGACGCAAGATATATCCCGAATTTCTCGAGATCGGATGGCACCATACCAATACCATTGTCAAAGATAGTGAATTCATGTACTTTGAAACCATCCTCATTATCAATTGGAATTAGATTCGGCATCTGAATCTCTTTCAGCTGCATAATGACCAGGGGTTCTTGCATGTCGATTAATTTCTTGAAAGGTGCAAGGAACTCTTTGAAGTCCCGGACTCGTTTGTCCAAATCCTCCTTCGGATATGGGGATATATGCACCTTCTTGCCGGCCCGAACTTTCTTCTCCAGATCTTTGCTCTTTGAAATAGTATCAACAAGTTTAGGTTCTAAAGTCTCAGCTATCTCCTTGACAAGTTCAGGATCAAGTTTATCGCTAAGTTCTGGTTTCTTTTTTGTTCGCCACCACCAGCTTTCAATGGCATCTATCGAATTGTCAAGAAACTCGATAGCATACTGAGTGTGTTTATTGAGTCCTGTTTCGAACCCAACTAATTGGGTTCTTTTGCGCATGAACTTAGCTATAGTTCCTTGCTTGATATCGCCAGTTTCTTGGCCACTTGCCATTTTCTTTCAATACGCTCCTATAGTTGATAGATAACCAGCTGGATAAAGCCTGATAGATTTCAGGTTGTTTGTGTTCCCGGCATTCCAGAGTCGATTTATGTGTAATGTGGTTCGGTTATTAGACCCAACCCACCTAGGTATCTGAGAGTTCTACCTTGATTAACTCTCTTTTTCTTATTATCGTTTTCCAGCCAGATATATGAGATGCACGACCGATATAATAAGAGGTTTATTCTTGTATCAGGGGTGATAGAGACACGGTTATTAGAGTTTCTAGTAGCAACGGCTTGATAAGCCCAAAATATGAGTATTTGAGATATCCAGCTGAGGTGGATTGCTTTGCATGAGATTAGAATTATTCCACTCCAAACAGAGACACTTGTTACAAGAAACACAGATCTCGGCAAATTACTTGTCAAGAGTATGAAGAACCAAGCAATCCCCCTTCAACATGACGATATCATTGTCATCACTCACAAAATCGTCTCTAAGGCCGAAGGGAGAGTGATCAACAAGAGGGATATTACAGTTTCAGAAAGAGCGGAGAGCATAGCGGAACGAGAAGATTTTGATGCGCATCAAGTTGAACTAGCCCTGAGAGAAAGCGAAAAAATTATCCGCGAAAAAAGAGCCCTCATAACCCTGAACAAAAACGGACAAATCTGTAATTTTGCAGGCGTAGATCATTCCAATGCACCAAGAAACAGCTACGTTCTTCTGCCGGCGAATCCTGATGAAAGTGCTCTACGACTAAGACAGAGAGTAGGTGAACTGACCGGTAAAGAGCCCGCAATCATCATCACGGATACTGAAGGAAGACCATGGAGAAAAGGAGCAATTAACCTGGCAATCGGCTGCGCCGGCATAAACGCTTTCAAGTACAATAAGAACCGACCTGATCTCTATGGAGAAGTACTGAAAAGATCCACGGTGTGCCAAGTAGACCAACTGGCATCGGCAGCAGAACTTGTTATGGGCCAAGCTGACGAATCTGTACCGGTGGCAATCATTAGAGGATACCCATATGAAAAGGGGGAAGAGCAAGTATCTGATATCTATCGGTCAGCTGAAAACGATTTATTTCGATAGGCTACCAGAGAGACTTAGCTGAAGGATTCATTAAGAATGCAGGCCCACAATGCAGGTCCAGCCGACTAGCTGTGGGCCTTTGTCATGCTAAGAAATCATTTAGCATGGAAAATTACAGCGGAGAACCACATTTCCCACAGAATTTGTCTCCTGTAGAATACGGTTCACCACATTTGGTACAGAAGCCGTCTCCACCACTAGAGGTTGACTCATCCGCCTCAGCACCAGGCTGCAAGGGAGCTCCACACTGTGGACATTTCAAGTTGCCGGCTGTTGCTGCTCCACAATAGGGACATTTGCCCTTTTCCTTCGCGCCGCGGATATTGGCAACAATGGTAGGGATGACTTTTTTCTGCTTGAAATCGAATCTCATATTTCCGCCAGATTGTAGCTCAATAATGAGTTCGTCACCACTTTGTTGAGCTTGGGCAATTGCGATCACGGGCACAGCCACGCTATCCGTATCCCCGTCCTCAGTCTTATTTATGTAGGAATCGCGATTCCACGAAGTAACAGCACCGAGTACAGCTGCCGCGCCCATACCCCTTCCGAATCTTCGGAGTGCACGGCCACCAACACCCCCGACTTCACTACCTATTGCGCTTAGAGCTGCGGCTCCTGCAATAGCACCAGCTATTCCGCCTACTTTCTTTAGCTTCCCCCATCGAGAGGGTTTCTTCTTCCATACAAGGCGAACATCGGTCAGCTGAATAGTCCCATCTTCGCCATCGAATTTTACGTTTTCTTCACGGACCATTGTATCTTCGTGTTGCATAGTCTGGAGACGATTGTTATCGCCAAATGATACATGTAAGAATCCAGGTGGTCTTCTTCTGGGCAATTCTAGCACCTAGGGTCTAGACGAGATTTGAGGTATTAACCTTATTGTCTATGGAGATTCTACAGAATCAATTAGACATACGTTAGCATGAATGGCTATCAGATTCGTGGTCTTGAAACTATATTGAAGTGGAGACTTCAACATAGTGGAATTGTGAAACCGAAGGTTGATCCTTCCCCCAAGTTACTATCTACGGAAATCTCTCCACATTGCATTTCAACAAGAGAGCGTGTTATCCACAAGCCAAGTCCGGTTCCACCTTCTTTGATTGTCTCGGGATTCTCTGCTCGAAAGAACTTGGAGAAAATCTTCTCCTGTTCCTCTTGGGACAGGCCAATTCCGTTGTCTTTTACGTTCACCAAGAGATACTCGTTTTCAGGCTCAACCGAGATGACAATATGCCCTCCTGATGGAGTATATTTGTGGGCATTTGATAGGAGGTTGAGTATAATCTGAGCAGTTCGCCTGACGTCTGCACTAACTTTAGGAACATCCCGAGGTGTCTCGATTGATAATTTCTGATTCTTCTTTTCTAGTTGGGGACGCATACGATCCACGATATCTTCAATGACAGGAACGACATCGATTTCTTGGATGTTCAGCTTTATGGCTCCTGCTTCGATACGGGAAACATCCAAGAGCTCTTCAACCAATTCAGATAGATGGTTTGCATTTCGAAGGACGGTTTCAAGGAAATCTCTTTGTTCATTATTGAGCCTCCCAGTATCCCCATCTAGCATCATCTCTGTATATCCTTTAATCGATGTGAGAGGGGTGCGGAACTCATGAGTAACTAGGGAGACAAATTCGGATTTCAAACGTTCAACTTCCCGTTCCCGGGTAACATCTCGAA
This window encodes:
- a CDS encoding DNA topoisomerase VI subunit B; the protein is MASGQETGDIKQGTIAKFMRKRTQLVGFETGLNKHTQYAIEFLDNSIDAIESWWWRTKKKPELSDKLDPELVKEIAETLEPKLVDTISKSKDLEKKVRAGKKVHISPYPKEDLDKRVRDFKEFLAPFKKLIDMQEPLVIMQLKEIQMPNLIPIDNEDGFKVHEFTIFDNGIGMVPSDLEKFGIYLASSKSEKLRQTRGSQGFGAPSAFSDAQNTTGKPIFTISKHHKADKATVADYYTTTANTKDYVAGPKKMDLPFKQGTYIRLHYLNIQYRRGYADEYAEMASLLNSHVTIVFIDPYGDLHIYPRRVNSFPEEPKYAKPHPASIRIGEFQDILRETEHRTVQSFLTQAFVRMSNSKAKDIISNTNEALETRGIKLIDSSQDPSSLSKLQVELLYRSFSSEDYYAPPTDTVVPVGEEVFEQTIQMAYNPDFITAVTRSPTSGKGLSFSVEVCIAYGGDIKPASSSPVVLKRFVNRVPKMRDNSDCATWKATAMVNWKNYKLDTFDNGLPKGPLMVFIHVCGAYVHVMFKGQSKQALAEDEVLLKEIKLALEEAGRSFRRYMSKKEKARRKAKRAGVLAMYADQFADSLVSIVNDAEGKKVYDAESIAQRIRDSISGFDKPQEEEDVTNDGKGSDLVADVATGGD
- the cofE gene encoding coenzyme F420-0:L-glutamate ligase, giving the protein MQLRWIALHEIRIIPLQTETLVTRNTDLGKLLVKSMKNQAIPLQHDDIIVITHKIVSKAEGRVINKRDITVSERAESIAEREDFDAHQVELALRESEKIIREKRALITLNKNGQICNFAGVDHSNAPRNSYVLLPANPDESALRLRQRVGELTGKEPAIIITDTEGRPWRKGAINLAIGCAGINAFKYNKNRPDLYGEVLKRSTVCQVDQLASAAELVMGQADESVPVAIIRGYPYEKGEEQVSDIYRSAENDLFR
- a CDS encoding zinc-ribbon domain-containing protein — its product is MPRRRPPGFLHVSFGDNNRLQTMQHEDTMVREENVKFDGEDGTIQLTDVRLVWKKKPSRWGKLKKVGGIAGAIAGAAALSAIGSEVGGVGGRALRRFGRGMGAAAVLGAVTSWNRDSYINKTEDGDTDSVAVPVIAIAQAQQSGDELIIELQSGGNMRFDFKQKKVIPTIVANIRGAKEKGKCPYCGAATAGNLKCPQCGAPLQPGAEADESTSSGGDGFCTKCGEPYSTGDKFCGKCGSPL